The sequence below is a genomic window from Sorangiineae bacterium MSr12523.
CGCGGCGATCGTCGGTTCGCGCTCCTTTGCGACGGACATCACTGGAAAGAGTAACGCCGCCCACCTCGTCCGACGAGGACCAACGTCGTTTCAACGCGTTGCGTCGTAGCATCCGCGCTCAAAAGATTGGCGCTTCCAACCACGTCCCGTGTCCGCCGTCGAAGGCCGGCGCGACTTCGTTACTTCTTTTTGCGGGAGCGGAGTCGAGGAAGGGAGACGGGGCGATGATGAGACTTTTCCTCAGCGTGGGGTTGGCCGCGGCATTCATCGGGTGTTCGGCCGACGCGCCGCAAAGCGGCATGAACCGGGAGATGGAGCTCGGGGCGCAGGCGGCCGATCCGCTGGTCGTATCGACCACGCGCGGGCAGGTTCGCGGCAAGATGGACAAGGGGGTTCCGGCCTTCCTGGGCATTCCATTCGCGAAGCCACCGGTGGGCGAGCGGCGCTTCCGTACGCCGGAGCCGCTCGACCAAAACTGGGAGGGTGTGCGCGATGCGACGCACTATGGGAGCGCGTGTCTGCAGCTGATGCCGCAGAAGTCCTCCTTGGGCAGCGAGGATTGCCTTTACCTCAACGTGTTCACGCCGCCGAATGCCGCGGTATCGGGCGCGAAGAAGAAGGTCATGTTCTGGCTCTTCGGCGGCGGGCTCACCGCAGGCGCCGGCGATCAGGACCTCATCTTCAACGGCACCGGCAACCTTTACCACGGTGCGACCTTCGCCCTCGAGCAGGACACCGTCGTCGTCACGATCAATTACCGGCTCGGCGAGTTGGGATTCACTGCCCACCCCGCACTGTCGGCGGAGGATCCGCACGGCTCGTCCGGCAACTACGGCATTTTGGACCAGATTGCCGCGCTGCAGTGGGTGCACGACAACATTGCGAACTTTGGCGGCGATCCCAATCAGGTGACCATTTTCGGCGAGTCGGCCGGCGCGGTCAGCGTCGGGTTGCTTCTCGTCTCCCCGCTGGCCAGCGGCTTGTTCTCGGCGGCCATCATGGAGAGCGGCGGCATTGGCGTGGCCCCGCGCGAGCACCGCTACAACCAGGGTAAGGACGTGGTCACGCGCGAGGGGTGCGCACTCGCGAAGGACATTCCCGCGTGTCTGCGCTCGCGCCCGGGGATCGACTTTTTGAATCCGGGGGGCAATGGGCTGTTCATCACCGACTTGTTCGTGAACTTGATCCACGAAGGGCACATGTGGTGGCTCTGGTATGGCCCCAACGTCGACAATTACGTCTTCACGGGTGATCCGTATACGACCATGCGTGAGGGCCGGCACAACAAGGTGCCGCTCATCGTGGGGCACAATGCGCAGGAGGCCGCCCTCGTTCCGTATTTGGGGACGGATCTCGCGTCGTATGAATTGGCCATCAGCGCCGTGGGCGGGCCATTCGCGGCGGATATCAAAAAGATGTATCCGTATTTCAATCCATTTCCGAATGGCCGCCAGGCGGTCATCGATGCGGGGACGGACGTCATCTTCGCCTGCGACGAGCGGCGTGTGGCACGCAATGCGCTAAAGGGTGGGACGCCCGCCGTGTACCGCTACGTGTGGACCCACGGCTACCGTCCGCCGCACGTTCTCTCCGCGCTCGAGGGCGCGTTCCACGCAGCCGAATTTCCATTCATCTGGAATACGACGGACGCGTTCCTCTATCCGCAAACGTCGGCCGAGCAGCTTCTCGGCACGCGGGCCCGCACGTATTGGACGCACCTGGTGGACGGCAATCCCAATCTTGCCGGTTTGCCGGAGTGGCCGAAATACGATCTGAAGGACGAAAAGACGCTGGTGCTCGATACCAGCGTTTCCACCGTGAACAATCCGCGCGGTGCGTACTGCGATTATTTCGACAAGGCGCTCAATCAATATTGAGCACAGGAGCAGGGAGAAGCGTGCCATGTTCGATGGGAATGCGATCGCCAAGAACCCGGCGACACCGCTCGCCGCGAGCTGCAAGACGTTGCCGGAGCTGTTTCTCCAGCGCGTCTTGCGCACGCCGAAGCGATTGGCCTGGAAGCGGAAGTCGGGCCAGCAGTGGGTCGAGTCCAACTGGAGTGAGTTTTACGAATCCGCAGCCGCGGTGGCCACGTGGCTCATCGACGCCGGCCTCTCGGTGGGCGACAAGATCACCATCATCGGTAGCACGCGCCCCGAATGGTGCATCGCGGACATGGCCGGGCTCTTGGCCGGTGCGGTGACGGTCGGCGCCTACCCGACGCTGTCCGTCCCGCAACTTGGGCACATCCTGGAGCACTCGGATTCGAGGTTCGTGTTCGTCGAGGACGCGGAGCAGCTCGAGAAAGTGCTCGCTTTGCTGCCCGGCCTGCCCAAGGTGGAGGCGGTGCTGGTTTGGGAAACGCGCGGGCTGGAATCGGTGTTCGCCGTGGAGCCCAAGGTGCGGCCTTTCACCGAGGCGCTGATCACCTCGGTGGACGTGGTGGGCGTGCAGATGCGCGCATCGCAGGTCGACGAAAAGAACACCGCGATCATCGTCTACACGAGCGGCACGACGGGGCCGCCCAAGGGGGCGATGCTTTCGCACCGCAACATCATGACGCTGCTTCGGGGCGTCGGTTTCGTTCCCCTCGAGGAGGGGGACGTTTGCCTGAGTTTTCTGCCCATGGCCCATGCGGCCGAGCGGATCGTCGCGCACTATTTGCGAATCAATTACGGGACGGGGACGGCGTACGCGACGAGTACGTCCGCGGTCATTCACGAATTGCGCGAGGTGCAGCCGACGCACTTCGGCAGCGTGCCGCGCATCTTCGAGAAGGCGTACGCGCGCATTCAGAACGAGCTGACCAAGGCGCCGCCGCTCAAGCAGGGGATCTTCCGTTGGGCCGAGGGCGTGGCGCAGCATGCGGTGCACCATTGGCAAGAAGGCAAACCCATTCCGCGGGCGCTGCGCCTTCAATACAAGGTGGCCGATCGGCTGGTGTACTCCAAGTTGCGCGCGCACTTCGGTGGCAAGGTGCGGTTCCTTCTCACGGGGGCGGCGCCCACGCCCAAGAAGATCATCGAGTTCTTCTGGGGAATCGGCTTCCCGGTGTTCGAGGTGTACGGCATGACGGAGGCCACGGCGATCACGCACATGAACCGGCCCGGCGCCGTTCGCCTCGGATCGGTGGGAAAGGTGGTCGACTTCTGCGAGGAAAAGCTCGCCGAAGACGGCGAAATTCTGGTGCGCGGCGACGTCGTCTTCCAGGGCTACTACAAGGACCCGCAGGCCACGGCGGAGATGATCGATGCCGATGGATGGCTGCACACCGGCGACATCGGCAAGCACGATGGCGATGGGTACCTCTACATCGTCGACCGGAAGAAGCATTTGATCATTACCGCCGGTGGAAAGAACCTGACGCCGAGCAACATCGAAAACGAGATCAAGGCCGAGGATGCGATCATCAGTCAGGTGCATGCCCACGGCGATCGACGGGCTTACGTGACCGCGTTGGTTTCGATCAGCCCGATGGAGGGTATCGACTGGGCGCTGAAGAAGGGGCTCGTCGAACGACCCGACGTGTCGGATCGCATGAAACGGGCGCTGATGGAGAATCCATTGGCCCAGCCCGAGGGGCTGGACGCGCTCATGAAGCGTCTGGCGCTGGAGGCCGACGTTCGCGAGCGCATCGCCGAGGCCGTGCGACGCGGGAACCAAAAGCTCTCGCGCGTCGAGCAAGTCAAACGCGTGTACATCTTGGACCGCGAGTTCTCGCTCGAACATGACGAGATCACGCCCACGTTGAAGATCAAGCGCAAGATCGTCGAGAAGTCGTTCGGGCGGGTGTTCGACCAGCTCTACACGGATCCGTCGTTCGGGATCACGGTGGAAGCGGAGAGGTGATAGCCTCGTTTCGCTTTGCGCGAACAAGGACGATTCATTCACGTCGAGGTCGAAGAGCACGAGGCGCTGCCCGATGGGTGCAGCATGCGCTTCCACGGTACGGGGCAACCGTTCACCGTGGAGCGTGTGCGCTACGAGTCGGAGGATGGCCGCGAGGGCATTTGGCTGGTGCATGCCGCGCACGCGGACGGGACACGGGGGGCCGCCATGGGCAGCACCGTGGAAGACTCCAGCGCGGGGTCGTCGACGTTGGTCTATGGCGGCGCGCACGGGCTGCGACTCGTGCACGAGGACGGCGGCGACGAGGTCGCCGAGCCGTATCTCCTTCTCGCGCCGAGCGCGATCATCTAGCTGTCGACCATGGCGTGGCGGCATGGATTTTCCATGCGAGGAGGCCGCGGCTCCCGGCGGCGTGCGGAGTACACACGGCGGCGTGATCACGCATTCCGCGCAACCTCAGACGTCCTTCCGCTGGCCTTCTCTCTGCCAGACAAAATGAGGGGCAAAAGAAATCCGGTAGATGCGAGCAGTTTTTTGCGCTGCTTCCCCAACGAGGTCCTCGGCTACCGGTCCGCGCCCGCAGCGCCTCCCGTAGATTGGATGAACCGGCGGCAGTAAAACCTGACGCGTCGCCGCCGCCGGACGTCACGCCCACTGCAACGCCGAGATCGATGGAAGGTCTCAGCCGCAGCGGGCGCGCCGTCCGGCTTTCCTCGCGAAGAAAAACGATCGACCTCCCGCCGATCGCCGAAGCTATCGGCACCCCCGCGTGGTCAGAGCCACAAAGAGAAGTGGGGGCCCAAGGGAGGTCGATCATGCGTAGCGTAGGCCTGGATTTAGGAGCGCGCCACATCGCTTATTGCGAGGTGTGCGATGGGAAAGTCGTGGAGCGGACGAGCGTGCAACAGATCGAACAGCTCAAGGGTCGATTGGGGCCCGGGACGCTTCCGGCCATTGTCGCCTTCGAGGCAGCGCGAGAGGCTTGGTTCGTCCATGATCTCCTCCGAACCTGGGGACACGAGCCGAAGATCGTCGACACCACGCGACTCAAGACGATCGGGATAGGACACCACAAACGCAAGAACGATGCGCTCGATGCCGAGCACCTCGCCATCGCGGTCGAACAGGGGCGCATTCCCG
It includes:
- a CDS encoding long-chain fatty acid--CoA ligase, with product MFDGNAIAKNPATPLAASCKTLPELFLQRVLRTPKRLAWKRKSGQQWVESNWSEFYESAAAVATWLIDAGLSVGDKITIIGSTRPEWCIADMAGLLAGAVTVGAYPTLSVPQLGHILEHSDSRFVFVEDAEQLEKVLALLPGLPKVEAVLVWETRGLESVFAVEPKVRPFTEALITSVDVVGVQMRASQVDEKNTAIIVYTSGTTGPPKGAMLSHRNIMTLLRGVGFVPLEEGDVCLSFLPMAHAAERIVAHYLRINYGTGTAYATSTSAVIHELREVQPTHFGSVPRIFEKAYARIQNELTKAPPLKQGIFRWAEGVAQHAVHHWQEGKPIPRALRLQYKVADRLVYSKLRAHFGGKVRFLLTGAAPTPKKIIEFFWGIGFPVFEVYGMTEATAITHMNRPGAVRLGSVGKVVDFCEEKLAEDGEILVRGDVVFQGYYKDPQATAEMIDADGWLHTGDIGKHDGDGYLYIVDRKKHLIITAGGKNLTPSNIENEIKAEDAIISQVHAHGDRRAYVTALVSISPMEGIDWALKKGLVERPDVSDRMKRALMENPLAQPEGLDALMKRLALEADVRERIAEAVRRGNQKLSRVEQVKRVYILDREFSLEHDEITPTLKIKRKIVEKSFGRVFDQLYTDPSFGITVEAER
- a CDS encoding carboxylesterase family protein, whose product is MMRLFLSVGLAAAFIGCSADAPQSGMNREMELGAQAADPLVVSTTRGQVRGKMDKGVPAFLGIPFAKPPVGERRFRTPEPLDQNWEGVRDATHYGSACLQLMPQKSSLGSEDCLYLNVFTPPNAAVSGAKKKVMFWLFGGGLTAGAGDQDLIFNGTGNLYHGATFALEQDTVVVTINYRLGELGFTAHPALSAEDPHGSSGNYGILDQIAALQWVHDNIANFGGDPNQVTIFGESAGAVSVGLLLVSPLASGLFSAAIMESGGIGVAPREHRYNQGKDVVTREGCALAKDIPACLRSRPGIDFLNPGGNGLFITDLFVNLIHEGHMWWLWYGPNVDNYVFTGDPYTTMREGRHNKVPLIVGHNAQEAALVPYLGTDLASYELAISAVGGPFAADIKKMYPYFNPFPNGRQAVIDAGTDVIFACDERRVARNALKGGTPAVYRYVWTHGYRPPHVLSALEGAFHAAEFPFIWNTTDAFLYPQTSAEQLLGTRARTYWTHLVDGNPNLAGLPEWPKYDLKDEKTLVLDTSVSTVNNPRGAYCDYFDKALNQY